Within Halorubrum lacusprofundi ATCC 49239, the genomic segment GAGAATACGGGCGAGCCGCTGTCGGTCGACCTTGGTCCGGGGATGCTGGACTCCATCTACGACGGTGTCCAGCGTCCCCTGGACGTGCTGGAGGGCAAGATGGGCAGTCCGTACCTCGATCGTGGGGTCGACGCGCCCGGTATCGACCTCGAAAAGAAGTGGGAGTTCGAGCCCACCGTCGAGGTCGGCGACGAGGTCGGCCGCGGCGACGTGGTCGGTGTCGTCGAGGAGACGGTCACCATCGACCACAAGGTGATGGTGCCGCCGGACGCCCTCGAAGAGGACGAGACCACAGAGGTCACCGCCATCGAGGCGGGCTCGTTCGACGTCACCGAGACGGTGGCCGAACTCGCCAACGGGACGAACGTCTCGATGCACCAGGAGTGGCCCGTCCGCGAGGCGCGTCCCTCGGAGAACAAGAAGACGCCCCGGACGCCGCTGGTGTCCGGTCAGCGCATTCTCGACGGCCTCTTCCCCATCGCGAAGGGCGGGACGGCCGCGATTCCGGGGCCGTTCGGCTCCGGGAAGACGGTCACGCAGCACCAGCTCGCGAAGTACGCCGACGCGGACATCATCGTCTACGTCGGCTGCGGCGAGCGCGGCAACGAGATGACCGAGGTCATCGAGGACTTCCCCGAGCTTGAGGACCCGGCCAACGGCAACCCGCTGATGGCCCGCACCTCGCTCATCGCGAACACCTCGAACATGCCCGTCGCGGCGCGTGAGTCCTGTATCTACACCGGGATCACGATCGCCGAGTACTACCGCGACATGGGGTACGACGTGGCGCTGATGGCCGACTCCACCTCGCGGTGGGCGGAGGCGATGCGCGAGATCTCCTCCCGGCTGGAGGAGATGCCCGGCGAGGAGGGGTACCCGGCGTACCTCGCCGCCCGTCTCGCGCAGTTCTACGAGCGCGCCGGCTACTTCGAGAACATCAACGGGACGGAAGGGTCCGTCTCGGCGATCGGCGCGGTGTCGCCGCCCGGCGGTGACTTCTCCGAGCCGGTCACCCAGAACACGCTGCGCATCGTGAAGACGTTCTGGGCGCTCGACGCGGACCTGGCGGAACGGCGCCACTTCCCGTCGATCAACTGGAACGAGTCGTACTCGCTGTACAAGGATCAGCTCGACCCGTGGTTCGAGAACGAAGTCGCCGACGACTGGGCGGAGAAGCGCCAGTGGGCGGTCGACGTGCTCGACGAGGAGACTGAGCTGCAAGAGATCGTCCAGCTCGTCGGGAAGGACGCCCTCCCCGACGACCAGCAGCTCACCCTGGAGGTCGCCCGCTACCTGCGCGAGGCGTACCTCCAGCAGAACGCGTTCCACCCGGTCGACACATTCTGTCCGCCGGAGAAGACGTACCTCATGCTGACGACGATCGAGACGTTCAACGACGAGGCGTTCGACGCGCTCGAAGCGGGCGTCCCGGTCGAGGATCTCGTCGACACCGAGGCCGCCCCCGGGATCAACCGGATCGGCGTCCAGGAGGACTACGAAGAGTATATCGAGGAGCTCAAAGCGGAGATCTCCGAGGAACTCCGGAGCCTCTACTAACATGAAAGAGTACCAAACTATCACCGAGATCAGCGGCCCCCTCGTGTACGCCGAGGTCGACGAGGCGATCGGCTACGACGAGATCGTCGAGATCGAGACGGCACAGGGAGAGACGCTGCGCGGACAGGTGCTCGAATCCTCGGAGGGCGTCGTCGCCATCCAGGTGTTCGAGGGCACCTCCGGTATCGACCAGAACGCGTCCGTCCGCTTCCTAGGCGAGACGATGAAGATGCCCGTCACCGAGGATCTGCTCGGGCGGGTCCTCGACGGCTCCGGCCGCCCGATCGATGACGGCCCGGAGATCGTCCCCGAGGAGCGCCAGGACATCGTCGGCGCGGCGATCAACCCGTACTCCCGGGAATACCCCGAGGAGTTTATCGAGACGGGCGTCTCCGCCATCGACGGGATGAACACGCTCGTTCGCGGCCAGAAACTTCCGATCTTCTCCAGCTCGGGCCAGCCGCACAGCCAACTGGCGATGCAGATCGCACGGCAGGCCAGCGTGCCGGAAGAGGAGGAGGGCGGCGACGACGAGGAGGGCTCGGAGTTCGCCGTCATCTTCGGCGCGATGGGGATCACGGCCGAGGAGGCAAACGAGTTCATGCAGGACTTCGAGCGAACCGGTGCGCTGGAGCGCTCCGTCGTCTTCATGAACCTCGCGGACGACCCCGCTGTCGAGCGGACGGTCACCCCGCGAATGGTACTCACCACGGCCGAGTACCTCGCCTTCGAGAAGGACTACCACGTCCTCGTCATCCTGACGGACATGACCAACTACTGCGAAGCGCTCCGAGAGATCGGGGCGGCTCGCGAGGAGGTCCCGGGTCGACGCGGCTACCCCGGGTACATGTACACCGACCTGGCGCAGCTGTACGAGCGCGCCGGCCGGATTCAAGGTCGTGACGGGTCGGTGACGCAGATCCCGATCCTCACCATGCCGGGCGACGACGACACCCACCCCATCCCGGACCTGACCGGGTACATCACGGAGGGGCAGATCTACGTCGACCCCGACCTGAACAGTCAGGGCCTGCAGCCCCCGATCAACGTGCTCCCCAGCCTGTCGCGGCTGATGGACGACGGGATCGGCGAGGGGCTCACCCGCGAGGACCACGCCGACGTGAAAGATCAGATGTTCGCGGCGTACGCGGAGGGCGAGGACCTGCGCGACCTCGTGAACATCGTCGGTCGCGAGGCACTCTCGGAACTCGACAACAAGTACCTCGACTTCGCGGACGACTTCGAGTCGGAGTTCGTCGATCAGGGCTTCGACCAGAACCGCAGCATCGAGGAGACACTGGAGATCGGCTGGGACCTGCTCTCGATGCTCCCGAAGGACGCCCTCAACCGGATCGACGAGGAGTTCATCGAGAAGTACTACCGCGAGGACGACTCCGATCGTCAGGTCGTCGAAGCGGCCGACTAATCGCGGCTTCTTTCTACTCTTTCGCCCTCGAACAGCGGCTGCGCTGGCGGGCGCCGCTCGCGCGCGACACGTCACGACTGGAAAGAATTATCCGCCTCGGAGCGGAACGTTCCCCCAATAGATGGCCAAGGACGTCAAACCGACACGCAAGAACCTGATGGCGATCGAGGACCGCATCGATCTCTCCGAGCGCGGTCACGACACGCTCGAACAGAAGCGTGACGGCCTCATCATGGAGTTCATGGACATCCTCGATCAGGCGCAGGATGTCCGTTCGGACGTCTCCGAGAACTACGAGACGGCCCAGCGCAAGATCGACATGGCCCGTGCGATGGAGGGCGACGTCGCCGTCCGCGGCGCGGCCGCGGCGCTGAAAGAGCACCCCGAGATCACGACCCAGTCGAAGAACATCATGGGCGTCGTGGTCCCGCAGATCGAGTCCTCGAAGGTGAAAAAGAGTCTCGATGAGCGTGGCTACGGGCTGCTCGGCTCCTCTGCGCGGATCGACGAGGCTGCGGACGCCTACGAGGAACTGTTGGAGAAGGTCATCCTCGCCGCCGAGGTCGAGACAGCGATGAAGAAGATGCTCACGGAGATCGAGACCACCAAGCGCCGTGTGAACGCCTTGGAATTCACCCTCCTCCCCCGCTTGTACGAGAACCAGGAGTACATCGAGCAGAAGCTCGAAGAGCAGGAGCGCGAGGAGATCTTCCGGCTGAAGAAGATCAAGGCGAAAAAGGAAGAAGAGGAGAAGGCCGAGGCGGCCGCCGAGGCCGCGGCGGTCGAGGATCCCGAACCCGCCGACTGAAACAGTCGTTCAGTTCCGTATCGCACTGTCTCCCTCTTGTCCGACGTCTGATCGCCTTTCTCTCCGTCTCTCAGCCTCTGCCTCCCTCCGTCGTCCGTGTAGCGCACCTTCGTTGCGCTGTCCGCCCCTGGCGGTTCGGAAACGACCGATGTGAATTGCGATAGGCGCTATATAGAATTTCATAAACACACAACACTACGGTATCGAGAGCGACAGTCGTTACGGGTGAAGCGGTGTCGATCGACATCGTCCGGCGGACATCGATCAGCCGCTTCGGGCGGTCAGTCGGAGAAATCAGTACGGTATCTTTCCGTTCTTTGCGTGTCGACACCTGAGAGAAAACCTTCAATTCGGCGGCTATCGAGGGACCAGTACGCACTTTGAGGCTACACAGCCGACGCGGATCATAACTCAACCGTCGGACGGGTTGACGATTGAAAACTCACTCATAAGTTATCCATGGTCGGGTGAAGGTTACGGAGATATAGAATTGTGCGTTTAAGACACAACTGTTTTACCTACGAACGGGATAGAGAGTAGTGAGCAGAAATGTGCAAAGCCAAAATTACTGTTCGCAGTGATCGGAGGGCAGAGTGATGTCAGGACTAGAGATTCCCACGTGGGATCCGGAGACGGCGATTCTGATCGGGACGATCCTGATGGAAGCAGTCTTGCTTTACGTTGGATACGCGGGGCTCGAACGGATCGTGGGTCCTCGTCTCATGAAGTTGCTCGTCGGAGGGTCGACCGATGCTCAGTAGCCTGACAGGGATCCTCGACAGTTCGCCGGAGATGCTGGCACTTTTCGTCGGGTTCGGGCTCGTCGTCGGACTTCTCTTCGGCTTCTTCGGTATGGGAGGCTCCTTCCTCGTGACGCCCGCTCTGTTGATGTTGGGGTATCCGGCCACCGTCGCCGTCGGAAGTGGGATGGCGTTCGTCTTCGGGACGGCAGTGATCGCGACGCTAAAGCACCACGACCTCGGACAGGTCGATTACAAGCTCGGGGCGATCATGATCGCGGGGACGACCGTCGGAATCGAGGTCGGCCGAGCCAGCGTGTTCTACTTGGAGGAGCTCGGGCTCGCCGACGGGATCATCAGTGTGGTCTACGTGTTCCTGCTCGGCGGTATCGGGCTGATGATTACGCGCGAATCACTCGCAAGCGACGGCGGTGGCGGCATCGACCACGACGCGGCCGCCGCCGAGGATCTGAGTGAGTACGAGATCCCCGACATCGCCAAGAAGATTCAACAGACCGTCCGGATCCCGCCGATGGTCACGCTCCGCGGTGACATCCGCGTTTCGGTGTGGGTGATCACCGCCGTCGCCTTCTCGACGGGAATACTCTCGGGATTCCTCGGCGTCGGCGGCGGGTTCATCAGGATGCCGGCGATGATCTACGCGATCGGCGTCCCCACGCCGGTCGCCGTCGGAACCGACCTCTTCGAGATCGTGTTCTCCGGCGGGATCGGGAGCTACCTGTACGGGCAGAGCGGCGGCGTGGATCTCGGTATCGTCGTCCCGCTTCTGTTCGGGAGCGCACTCGGTGCCCGCATCGGCTCGGCGGCGACCGCCGTCGTCGATGCCGACGACATCAAGGTGTATTTCGGCGGCATGCTGCTCGCCGGCTCCGTCGCGGTCGGCATCGGCGAAATCGGGACGTACCTCGGAAACGAGACCTTGGAGACGCTGGGACTCGTTCTCGTTATCGGCGCTGCGGTCGTCGTGGCCGCGGCGATCGTCTTCACCACGCTTCGGTCGCTCCGGGCGACTCGTAATCACGTGTCCGCTACGGCCGACTAATTCGCGTTCGCCGGCAGCCGGACAACTTCGCCGCCGCGCGACTGCACCGACGGACCGCACGCGATGACCAACTCACCGACGGTGCGGCCGACGGCCACATTCATACCCGTCACGGTCGTCGTTCCGAACATGTCCTGTCCTCGCTGTGACGCCGACGTCGTCGCGTTCGCGGTCCCGGCCGCGATTCGGGACCACGCCCCGGCAGCGGAGACTGCGATATGCACCCGCTGTCTCCGGACGTTCCCTGCCGCCGAAGCCGGCGCCGTCGGAGCGATCGAGGACGCCCCCGATCTCTCGGCGATCGATCCCGCGTTCCCCGCGGGCGAGGGGGGTGTCGCGCTCGCGCTCGCCTGCGGTCACCTCGAGTCGCTCGCGCTCAACCGGGCGTCGATCGAGGCGCTTGTCGAGCACGCGGAGCGGTCGGGGGCGGACGCCTTCGCCTTCTTCGAGCGGCTCGACGTTCCCGATGCCGCGTTCGACCTCGAACGACGGCGGTCGGCGCTGCTCGACATGGTGTAGCCGTTTCGACGGCCGTCGGCTCAGTCGGCTCTCTCCTCGTCTCAGCCGTCGTCGTCGATATCGATCCCGTCCGGGTCGTTCCACTCGTCTTCCGCTTCGTCTTCGCCTTCGTCAGCGTCGTCCGCCTCGGTCCCGGCCGGACCGAGCCCCTTCTCCCCGCGCCGCCGCTCGTGGACCGCAAATCCGGCCGTACGCGCGTCGCTTCCCTGCGCGTAGGGGTCCTCGGACGGGTCGTAGTCGCGCTCGCCGCGCTCGAACACGTACGCGAAGAAGCCGAAAAGCGGGACGAAAAAGCAGATGAGCGCCCATTTCCGGCGGTCCATCCCGTGATTCGGCGCGTCGAGGTACGCGTAGGCCGCGAAGACGACGAGCCACGCGAGCGGGACGCCGACGAGGATGACGGCGACGAGCGGTTGCATATCTCCCGCTTCGGGCTCTTCGGCTTAAGCGCACGGGTGGATTTCGGGTGGAGCGCGGCCGTGCTCGTCCTCATGCGAGCCCGCGGTCGGATGTCCGCGATCCGGCCGGCCGAAGGACAGTAGCCGGTAGAATCCGTACCGATCGCATGCAGCTATTTTGGCACCGACGCGATCCGCGCACCCGGGACAACGTCGGACTCGCGGCGGCCGCACGGACGGGGACCGTCGTCCCCGTCTTCGTCTACGACACCGACCTGTTCGGGACGATGGGTGCACGCCAGCGGGCCTTCTTCCTCCGACACGTAAAGCGACTGAAGGAGCGCTACCGAGAGTTCGGAAGCGACCTCGTCGTCCGCGCGGGCGACCCGGAGAAGGTCCTCGTCGATCTCGCCGACGAGTACGACGCGGAGGCGGTCTTCTACAACGAGTACTACCGTCCCGCGAGGCGGAACCGCCAGCGGGCCGTCGAGGGGGCGCTCGAGGGCTTCGGTGTCGAAACGAATGCACGGACCGATGCCGTGTTAGTCGATCCCGGCCGGCTGGAGGAGCGCTACGCGAATCACGGTCGATTTCACGATGAGTGGGAGACCGTCCCTAAGCCCGAGCCGTCCCCGGAACCAGACGCGGACGCGCTCGTGAACATGCGCGACGAAAAAACGGTCTCTGAGATTGACCCCGACATCGACCCCGACATCGACCTGCCGGCGACCGGCTACCGGGCCGCACGCGAGCGGTTCGACGGCTTCCTCGAACACGGAATCCGGTCGTACGCCGACACGCGCGACGACCTTGCCCGGGCCGTCGAGGCGCCGACGCACGCGGTCTCGCGAATGTCGCCGTACCTCGCAACGGGGGCGATCGGGATCCGGGAGATGTGGGCGGACGCGACCGACGCGTTCGAGGCGGCGACGGGCGACGAGCGCCGCAACGTCGACAAGTACCGCGACGAGCTGTCGTGGCGCGAGCAGATGTACCACCTGCTGTACTACACCCCCGATCTGGCCGTCGCGAACTACAAATCGTTCCCGAACGAGATCGCGTGGCGCGAGGACGACACGGCGTTCGAGGCGTGGACGCGCGGCGAGACCGGCTACCCGCTCGTCGACGCCGGGATGCGCCAGCTGAACGCGGAGGGGTACGTCCACAACCGCCCGCGACAGGTGGTCGCGAGCTTTCTCACGAAACACCTCCTGATCGACTGGCGGCGCGGGGCGCGCTACTTCACCACACAGCTGATCGACCACGACCACGCCTCGAACCACGGCGCGTGGCAGTGGACCGCCTCCACCGGCACCGATTCGGTGGATGTGCGCATCTTCGATCCGGTGGCACAGATGGCGAAGTACGACGCTGACGCGACGTTTGTGAAAGAATACGTCCCCGAACTGCGAGACGTGCCCGCCGAGGAGATAGTCGACTGGCCGACTCTCTCGCGGGTCGAGCGCGAGACGCTGGCGCCGGAGTACCCGCATCCGATCGTCGACCGGAACGAGGGGTACGAGCGGGCGCAGCGGGTGTTCGAGGAAGCGCTCGGGAAGCGGTGAAACCGATCCGACTCCGTTCCGCAACCGAGTCCTTTTCTGGGATCCCCGAGAACACCGCGCTCATGTCCTCCGTCACGATCGCGGACGTCGAGGCCGCCGCGGCCCGGCTCGAACCGGCGGCGATCGTCCAGCGCACGCCCGTCGAGCGCAGCCGGTCGCTGAGCGAGCGGTGCGGCGCCGACGTGCGCCTGAAGATGGAACACCTCCAGCGCACCGGCTCGTTTAAAACGCGCGGTGCGTATAACGCGATCTCGCGGGCAGTTGAGCAGGCGGCGGAACGAGCCGATGAGTCCGAGCTCGACCGGGTCGTGGCCGCGAGCGCGGGCAACCACGCGCAGGGGGTCGCCCTGGCGGCGTCGGGCACCGGGATCGACGCGACGATCGTGATGCCGGAGTCGGCGCCGGCAGCGAAGATCGAGGCGACCCGCGGGTACGGCGCCGAGGTCGTGCTCCGCGGGAGCGCGTTCCCGGAGGCGATGGCGCACGCGCAGACGCTGATCGACGACCCCGGAACGCGGTTCGTCCACGCGTTCGACGATCCGGACGTGGTCGCCGGGCAGGGAACGCTCGGGCTGGAGGTGCTCGACCAAGTGCCAGACGTGGACACCGTGCTCGTCCCGGTCGGGGGCGGCGGGCTGGCAGGCGGGGTCGCGACCGCGATCAAAGCGCGCTCGCCCGAGACGCGGGTGATCGGGGTCCAGACCGAGGGCGCCTCGACGCTCTCGGAGAGCCTCGCGGCCGGCGAACTCGTGACGCGCGAGGAGCCGGACACCATCGCGGACGGGATCGCGACCGGCGGGCTGAGCGAGCTCACCTTCGGCCTGTTGAAAGAGCACCTCGACGACGTGGTCGTCGTGAGCGACGACGACGTGGCCGCCGCGATTCTGCTCCTCTTGGAGCGCGCGAAACAGATGATCGAGGGCGCGGGCGCGACCGCGGCGGCCACCCTTTTAAATGACGACGCTCTCGACGAGCTCGATCTGGCCGGCGAGACGGTGGTGCCGCTGCTCTGTGGCGGCAACATCGACGTCACGACGCTGAAGGAGGTGGTGACGCACGCCCTCGTGGAACGTGACCAACTGATCGAACTTGCCGTCCGGATCGACGACACGCCCGGGACGATGGGCGAGATATCCACCCTGATCGGCGCGGAGCGCGCGAACATCCGGACGGTGCGCCACGAGCGCAGCCGGCCGGACCTGCCGGTCGGCGACGCCGACCTCGTGTTCGAGGTGGAGACCAACGGGCCGGCCCACGTCGATCGGGTCCTGAAGGCGGTGCGCGAGGCGGGCTACGAGGTGGAGTGGACGACGCAGGAAGGGTGAGGAACGGCGTCGTTGACTTATAACTGAACTGCGGTGGCGTGAGGCTGCGAGCGCCCATCGGCGCGAGCAGCCCGCACGAGGGAGTCGGTCCGGCGCTTATAAGCGCCGGACCGACGAGGCTGGGGAGGCGTGAGGCTGCGGTTGCGGTCGGGTGGGACTCAAAGGGGCAGCCGCGAGGACGACGCTCGACGACGCAAGCACTGGAAGGAGCGAACGAAGTGAGCGACTGAAGCGCACAGCGAGTCGCGTGAGTCCTCGTGGCTGGGGCTTTGGAGGCCTTGACCGACGGATCGAGGTCAGATACTTATAAGCGAGCGGCTGGGGATTTGGAAGTGTTCGCTGTGCCGTCGTTGGCCATATATAACCAGACAATTCGTAATTTAGCGGGGTACCCAATCGATCCAGTCAACTACTATTCTCGGCCATATTCTTTTGTAGAAAATACTATCAAGGAAAAGTGAATTATCGCAAATATGGGTAATAGTTCCAAAACGGATCTGCAACGAGACATTCTCCTCACGTGGTGGGAAAGTCCGAATGCAACAAATCAGGAGATTGCGGGCGCGTGTGACTGTTCGTCATCCTATGTCAGCCAGACCAAAAATCGGTTCGACGATTACAACGAGTTCGAGGCGATGATGGACAGACAGGACGCCGAGTTAGAGCAGATGTTCGGTGAGAACATATTCGAAAACAGCGGGACGACATCGGCGACAGTAGAGTCGGAAGGGCCCGGAATTGCAGAGCAATGGAACGAGATCCCGAACAACATCCCGGGACTGCTGATCAAGCACATTGTCGTGATGGTACTTGGATACGCAGCGATCCAAGTCGGGATAACGCTCTTTCTCTGATTTCTTCTGAGATACAACACAGGATAACGGACAGCTTCAGTCTACTCGATCCGACGGTTTAAAAGGCTCTCCGGAGGTACGAGCCGGTAATGAGTCTCGTCGTTACCGACACCCTGGCAGACGAGCGCGTCGAGTTCACGGCCGACGGCGACGTCACGCTGTACGTCTGCGGCCTGACGGTGTCGGACGACCCCCACCTCGGACACGCCCGCCTGTGGTTCCACGCCGATGTCCTCCACCGCTGGCTCGACCACGTCGGCTACGACGTGCGCCACGTCGAGAACGTCACCGACGTCAACGAGAAGATCACGGCCCGCATCGGCGAGCGCGACGCGTGGACCGACGAGCGCGACGTGGCCGAGACGTTCACCGCGACCACCTTCGACGCGATGCGCGGGCTAAACCTGTTGCGCGCCGAGGTGTACCCCCGCGTCACCGAGCACGTCCCGGAGATCGTCGACCTCGTCGAGACGCTGATCGAGAAGGGGTACGCCTACGAGTCGAACGGCTCCGTCTACTTCGACGTGACCGCGTTCGACGACTACGGGAAGCTCTCGAACCAGAACGTCCAAGACCTCGAAGCGCAGGGCGAGCCCGACGAGCGGTCGGAGAAGCGCAACCCGTCGGACTTCGCGCTGTGGAAGGCCGACGGCGTGAGCGAGACCG encodes:
- a CDS encoding DUF6276 family protein produces the protein MSCPRCDADVVAFAVPAAIRDHAPAAETAICTRCLRTFPAAEAGAVGAIEDAPDLSAIDPAFPAGEGGVALALACGHLESLALNRASIEALVEHAERSGADAFAFFERLDVPDAAFDLERRRSALLDMV
- a CDS encoding sulfite exporter TauE/SafE family protein, with the translated sequence MLSSLTGILDSSPEMLALFVGFGLVVGLLFGFFGMGGSFLVTPALLMLGYPATVAVGSGMAFVFGTAVIATLKHHDLGQVDYKLGAIMIAGTTVGIEVGRASVFYLEELGLADGIISVVYVFLLGGIGLMITRESLASDGGGGIDHDAAAAEDLSEYEIPDIAKKIQQTVRIPPMVTLRGDIRVSVWVITAVAFSTGILSGFLGVGGGFIRMPAMIYAIGVPTPVAVGTDLFEIVFSGGIGSYLYGQSGGVDLGIVVPLLFGSALGARIGSAATAVVDADDIKVYFGGMLLAGSVAVGIGEIGTYLGNETLETLGLVLVIGAAVVVAAAIVFTTLRSLRATRNHVSATAD
- a CDS encoding ATP synthase subunit A; protein product: MSKAESTDTTAENGVIQSVSGPVVSARDLDARMNDVVYVGDEGLMGEVIEIEGDITTVQVYEETSGVAPGEPVENTGEPLSVDLGPGMLDSIYDGVQRPLDVLEGKMGSPYLDRGVDAPGIDLEKKWEFEPTVEVGDEVGRGDVVGVVEETVTIDHKVMVPPDALEEDETTEVTAIEAGSFDVTETVAELANGTNVSMHQEWPVREARPSENKKTPRTPLVSGQRILDGLFPIAKGGTAAIPGPFGSGKTVTQHQLAKYADADIIVYVGCGERGNEMTEVIEDFPELEDPANGNPLMARTSLIANTSNMPVAARESCIYTGITIAEYYRDMGYDVALMADSTSRWAEAMREISSRLEEMPGEEGYPAYLAARLAQFYERAGYFENINGTEGSVSAIGAVSPPGGDFSEPVTQNTLRIVKTFWALDADLAERRHFPSINWNESYSLYKDQLDPWFENEVADDWAEKRQWAVDVLDEETELQEIVQLVGKDALPDDQQLTLEVARYLREAYLQQNAFHPVDTFCPPEKTYLMLTTIETFNDEAFDALEAGVPVEDLVDTEAAPGINRIGVQEDYEEYIEELKAEISEELRSLY
- a CDS encoding DUF7512 family protein; translated protein: MSGLEIPTWDPETAILIGTILMEAVLLYVGYAGLERIVGPRLMKLLVGGSTDAQ
- the ilvA gene encoding threonine ammonia-lyase, with protein sequence MSSVTIADVEAAAARLEPAAIVQRTPVERSRSLSERCGADVRLKMEHLQRTGSFKTRGAYNAISRAVEQAAERADESELDRVVAASAGNHAQGVALAASGTGIDATIVMPESAPAAKIEATRGYGAEVVLRGSAFPEAMAHAQTLIDDPGTRFVHAFDDPDVVAGQGTLGLEVLDQVPDVDTVLVPVGGGGLAGGVATAIKARSPETRVIGVQTEGASTLSESLAAGELVTREEPDTIADGIATGGLSELTFGLLKEHLDDVVVVSDDDVAAAILLLLERAKQMIEGAGATAAATLLNDDALDELDLAGETVVPLLCGGNIDVTTLKEVVTHALVERDQLIELAVRIDDTPGTMGEISTLIGAERANIRTVRHERSRPDLPVGDADLVFEVETNGPAHVDRVLKAVREAGYEVEWTTQEG
- a CDS encoding V-type ATP synthase subunit D encodes the protein MAKDVKPTRKNLMAIEDRIDLSERGHDTLEQKRDGLIMEFMDILDQAQDVRSDVSENYETAQRKIDMARAMEGDVAVRGAAAALKEHPEITTQSKNIMGVVVPQIESSKVKKSLDERGYGLLGSSARIDEAADAYEELLEKVILAAEVETAMKKMLTEIETTKRRVNALEFTLLPRLYENQEYIEQKLEEQEREEIFRLKKIKAKKEEEEKAEAAAEAAAVEDPEPAD
- a CDS encoding cryptochrome/photolyase family protein; translated protein: MQLFWHRRDPRTRDNVGLAAAARTGTVVPVFVYDTDLFGTMGARQRAFFLRHVKRLKERYREFGSDLVVRAGDPEKVLVDLADEYDAEAVFYNEYYRPARRNRQRAVEGALEGFGVETNARTDAVLVDPGRLEERYANHGRFHDEWETVPKPEPSPEPDADALVNMRDEKTVSEIDPDIDPDIDLPATGYRAARERFDGFLEHGIRSYADTRDDLARAVEAPTHAVSRMSPYLATGAIGIREMWADATDAFEAATGDERRNVDKYRDELSWREQMYHLLYYTPDLAVANYKSFPNEIAWREDDTAFEAWTRGETGYPLVDAGMRQLNAEGYVHNRPRQVVASFLTKHLLIDWRRGARYFTTQLIDHDHASNHGAWQWTASTGTDSVDVRIFDPVAQMAKYDADATFVKEYVPELRDVPAEEIVDWPTLSRVERETLAPEYPHPIVDRNEGYERAQRVFEEALGKR
- a CDS encoding V-type ATP synthase subunit B, with protein sequence MKEYQTITEISGPLVYAEVDEAIGYDEIVEIETAQGETLRGQVLESSEGVVAIQVFEGTSGIDQNASVRFLGETMKMPVTEDLLGRVLDGSGRPIDDGPEIVPEERQDIVGAAINPYSREYPEEFIETGVSAIDGMNTLVRGQKLPIFSSSGQPHSQLAMQIARQASVPEEEEGGDDEEGSEFAVIFGAMGITAEEANEFMQDFERTGALERSVVFMNLADDPAVERTVTPRMVLTTAEYLAFEKDYHVLVILTDMTNYCEALREIGAAREEVPGRRGYPGYMYTDLAQLYERAGRIQGRDGSVTQIPILTMPGDDDTHPIPDLTGYITEGQIYVDPDLNSQGLQPPINVLPSLSRLMDDGIGEGLTREDHADVKDQMFAAYAEGEDLRDLVNIVGREALSELDNKYLDFADDFESEFVDQGFDQNRSIEETLEIGWDLLSMLPKDALNRIDEEFIEKYYREDDSDRQVVEAAD